A single window of Bacteroides sp. DNA harbors:
- the trpS gene encoding tryptophan--tRNA ligase, translated as METVLSGIRSTGHLHLGNYFGAIRNFLKMQHEHHCYFFIADYHSLTTHPTPEDLHRNVKQVLVEYLAAGIDPEVATLYIQSDVPEVAELYLLLNMNAYMGELERCTSFKEKIRKHPENINAGLLTYPVLMAADIIIHRATKVPVGKDQEQHLEMARTFANRFNRLYKVDYFPEPYAYNFGSELVKIPGLDGSTKMGKSEGEGNAIFLADDPAVIRKKVMRAVTDSGPTEPGAPMSQGVENLFNLMKVLSSTDTYAYFLDRYRDGSIRYGDLKKQLAEDVIAFTTPLRERILALSADEPYLSKVAKMGAEKARESASKTVNDVRNIIGFKPF; from the coding sequence ATGGAAACAGTATTAAGTGGAATACGTTCAACAGGTCATTTGCACCTGGGCAATTATTTTGGTGCCATCCGGAATTTTCTGAAGATGCAGCATGAGCACCACTGCTATTTTTTCATTGCCGACTATCATTCGCTGACCACCCACCCCACCCCCGAGGACCTTCACCGCAATGTGAAGCAGGTGCTGGTGGAGTACCTGGCTGCCGGCATTGACCCGGAAGTCGCAACCCTTTACATCCAGAGCGATGTTCCGGAGGTGGCTGAACTCTACCTGTTGCTGAACATGAATGCATACATGGGCGAGCTGGAACGCTGCACCTCGTTTAAGGAAAAGATCAGGAAACACCCTGAAAACATCAATGCAGGCCTGCTGACTTATCCTGTTCTGATGGCTGCTGATATTATTATCCACCGGGCCACCAAGGTCCCTGTGGGGAAAGACCAGGAGCAGCACCTGGAGATGGCCCGTACTTTTGCAAACCGGTTTAACCGCCTGTACAAGGTGGATTATTTTCCTGAGCCTTACGCCTACAACTTTGGCAGCGAGCTGGTAAAAATCCCCGGCCTGGATGGCAGCACCAAGATGGGGAAGTCGGAGGGAGAAGGCAATGCCATTTTCCTGGCCGATGATCCGGCTGTTATTCGCAAAAAGGTGATGCGTGCCGTCACCGATAGCGGCCCCACTGAGCCCGGGGCACCCATGTCGCAGGGCGTGGAAAACCTTTTCAACCTGATGAAAGTGCTGAGCAGTACCGACACCTATGCATACTTTCTGGACAGATACCGTGACGGGAGCATCCGCTATGGTGATCTGAAGAAGCAGCTGGCGGAGGACGTGATTGCATTTACCACACCCCTGCGCGAACGAATCCTTGCGCTTTCGGCCGATGAGCCATATCTGAGCAAGGTAGCTAAGATGGGTGCAGAGAAAGCCCGCGAGAGCGCCAGCAAGACCGTGAATGATGTCCGCAACATAATAGGCTTTAAACCCTTCTGA
- the hflX gene encoding GTPase HflX yields MPQYIETKKVKEKVVLVGAILGRQTEELVSEYLDELEFLVDTAGGETLRRFTQKLDRPDPATFIGKGKFEEITNYVQEQEIDLVVFDDELSPSQHRNLERTFKCRVIDRSNLILDIFAQRARTAHARTQVELAQYQYLLPRLAGMWTHLERQKGGIGLKGPGEKEIETDRRIVRDKIALLKEKLRQIDKQKATQRSNRGSLVRVALVGYTNVGKSTIMNLLSKSEVFAEDKLFATLDTTVRKVVIGNLPFLLSDTVGFIRKLPHHLIESFKSTLDEVRESDILVHVVDLAHPGFEEQINVVKETLNEITEGEEKTTIMVFNKIDKYTFVEKEEDDLLPPTRENMSLAEMQQTWMGKANAPCLFISAKQKQNLEAFRRMLYDHVYEIHKQRYPYDNFLY; encoded by the coding sequence ATGCCCCAATACATTGAGACAAAAAAAGTAAAGGAAAAGGTAGTCCTGGTTGGAGCAATCCTGGGGCGGCAAACAGAAGAGCTGGTTTCAGAATACCTGGACGAGCTGGAGTTCCTGGTGGATACTGCCGGCGGGGAAACCCTTCGTCGTTTTACCCAGAAACTCGACCGGCCTGACCCTGCCACATTCATTGGCAAGGGTAAATTTGAGGAAATTACAAATTATGTGCAGGAGCAGGAGATCGACCTGGTGGTGTTTGACGATGAGCTGAGTCCATCGCAGCACCGCAACCTGGAACGTACGTTCAAATGCCGGGTCATTGACCGCAGCAACCTGATTCTGGATATTTTTGCCCAGCGGGCACGCACTGCCCACGCCCGCACGCAGGTGGAACTGGCCCAGTATCAGTATCTCCTGCCACGCCTGGCAGGGATGTGGACCCACCTGGAACGCCAGAAAGGGGGTATCGGCCTGAAGGGCCCCGGGGAGAAGGAGATTGAAACCGACCGCCGGATTGTCCGCGACAAGATTGCCCTGCTGAAAGAGAAACTTCGGCAAATCGACAAACAAAAAGCCACCCAGCGCTCTAACAGGGGAAGCTTGGTGCGGGTGGCCCTGGTGGGATATACCAACGTGGGGAAATCCACCATCATGAACCTGCTGAGCAAATCGGAGGTCTTTGCCGAAGACAAGCTCTTTGCAACCCTCGACACTACGGTTCGCAAGGTGGTGATCGGAAACCTGCCCTTCTTGCTGAGCGACACCGTTGGGTTTATCCGCAAGCTACCCCATCACCTCATTGAGTCATTCAAATCCACCCTTGACGAGGTGCGCGAATCGGATATCCTGGTGCACGTGGTCGATCTGGCCCATCCCGGTTTTGAGGAGCAGATCAATGTGGTGAAGGAAACCCTCAACGAAATCACCGAAGGCGAGGAAAAGACCACCATCATGGTTTTCAATAAGATCGACAAGTACACCTTCGTGGAAAAAGAGGAAGACGACCTGCTGCCCCCCACGCGGGAAAACATGAGCCTGGCCGAAATGCAGCAGACCTGGATGGGAAAAGCCAACGCCCCCTGCCTGTTCATTTCTGCCAAACAAAAACAAAACCTGGAAGCCTTCCGCAGGATGCTTTACGACCACGTTTACGAGATCCATAAGCAGCGCTATCCCTATGACAACTTTCTCTATTGA
- a CDS encoding glycosyltransferase family 4 protein — MKENNLPRILHVSSSRSWRGSEQQVSYLLDELKAQEWPSLLLCRSKSALRRYSKRHRIESISFKSRGFWNYLLAREICHQYRKRPFDLIHVHDSRAHAAAILARWMGVRLPVVVSRFAVATEKASWFTRRLFNHPANKAIVCVSEAVRNSLDPIIRKKALLRVIPSGIDPEEFDVEVPHGRLRREYFIPDDYALVGNVAALVSHKDYHTFLKTAKILLEQNPKMFFLAIGDGPLHDEIEKAAEKMELKDHFRITGSRKDLPEVLSQLDVLMSSSVTEGPATTVLNAFAAGIPVAATAAGSVPEMVKHEHSGMLSPVGDAQELANHVLRILNDETLRIRIIAGGKEKLQRFHRKVMAEKMLALYLELTGKTSLGNEKS, encoded by the coding sequence ATGAAGGAGAACAACCTCCCCAGGATACTGCATGTTTCCAGCTCGCGCAGCTGGCGAGGCAGCGAGCAGCAGGTGTCGTATCTTCTGGATGAACTGAAAGCGCAGGAATGGCCATCCCTGCTATTATGCCGGAGCAAGTCTGCCCTCAGGCGATACAGCAAAAGACACCGCATAGAATCCATTTCCTTTAAAAGCAGGGGGTTCTGGAATTATCTCCTGGCGAGAGAGATCTGTCATCAATACCGGAAACGTCCCTTCGACCTGATCCACGTGCACGACTCCCGGGCTCATGCGGCAGCGATCCTGGCACGATGGATGGGCGTTCGTTTGCCTGTGGTGGTGAGCCGCTTTGCCGTTGCAACGGAAAAAGCCAGTTGGTTTACACGCCGCCTTTTCAACCACCCGGCCAACAAGGCCATTGTCTGTGTCTCGGAAGCCGTCCGCAACAGCCTGGATCCGATCATCCGAAAAAAGGCTTTGCTGCGGGTGATTCCCAGTGGCATAGATCCTGAAGAATTTGACGTGGAAGTTCCCCACGGAAGGCTGAGGCGCGAATATTTTATTCCTGACGATTACGCATTGGTGGGCAATGTGGCAGCCCTGGTGTCTCACAAGGACTACCACACCTTCCTGAAGACCGCCAAAATCCTGCTGGAACAAAACCCAAAGATGTTTTTTCTCGCCATTGGCGACGGGCCCCTGCACGATGAGATTGAAAAAGCCGCTGAAAAAATGGAGCTGAAAGACCATTTCCGGATTACGGGTTCCCGCAAGGATCTCCCGGAAGTATTGTCGCAGCTCGATGTCCTGATGTCGTCATCAGTAACAGAAGGGCCTGCCACCACAGTGCTGAATGCTTTTGCAGCCGGAATACCCGTAGCTGCCACTGCCGCAGGCAGCGTTCCTGAAATGGTGAAACACGAACACAGCGGAATGCTCTCACCGGTGGGCGATGCTCAGGAGCTGGCCAATCATGTCCTCAGGATCCTGAACGACGAAACACTGCGCATCAGAATCATTGCAGGCGGGAAAGAAAAACTGCAACGGTTTCACCGGAAGGTCATGGCCGAAAAAATGTTAGCCCTTTACCTGGAACTGACCGGAAAAACAAGCCTGGGAAATGAAAAAAGTTAA
- a CDS encoding lysophospholipid acyltransferase family protein: MKKVKRFLNNVLSFPLAVLVLLLALMPFGVLYFFSHILYFLLWHIVGYRKNVVLCNLQKAFPEWDDRKRKDVARKFFHHLSELIMESVGLMTVPVSTMRKRVHLDEEGRMLMARYYQEGRSAIMTLGHYGNWEWMGAGINLEHPGQLIAGYRHLRNRVFDRLIYRTRMRFYKQLIPSKKLARKMVSMAASKEPAVFALLADQWPRPDTAFWVDFLGRETPFFTGPEKLARKLGHPVLFCSIRKQKRGHYLINVQVITEDPKSLAPQEITQRYATLLEEEIRQAPQYWLWSHRRWKKEKQEVRNEK, translated from the coding sequence ATGAAAAAAGTTAAGCGTTTTCTGAACAACGTCCTGAGTTTTCCCCTGGCAGTGCTGGTGCTGTTACTAGCCCTGATGCCTTTCGGGGTGTTGTATTTTTTCTCCCACATCCTGTATTTCCTGCTGTGGCATATTGTGGGATACCGAAAGAATGTGGTATTATGCAACCTGCAGAAGGCGTTTCCAGAATGGGATGACAGGAAAAGAAAAGATGTCGCACGGAAGTTTTTTCATCACCTCTCGGAACTGATCATGGAATCGGTAGGGCTGATGACCGTGCCGGTTTCCACCATGCGAAAGCGTGTCCATCTGGATGAGGAGGGCAGGATGCTGATGGCCCGCTATTACCAGGAAGGACGCAGCGCCATCATGACCCTGGGGCATTACGGCAACTGGGAATGGATGGGTGCCGGCATTAACCTGGAACATCCCGGGCAACTGATTGCAGGATACAGGCATCTGCGCAACAGGGTCTTCGACCGGCTGATCTACCGAACCCGCATGCGCTTTTACAAACAGCTGATCCCCTCTAAAAAGCTGGCGCGCAAAATGGTGTCGATGGCTGCCTCCAAAGAACCCGCCGTCTTTGCCCTGCTGGCCGATCAATGGCCACGACCCGATACCGCTTTCTGGGTGGACTTCCTGGGAAGGGAAACACCTTTCTTTACGGGTCCTGAAAAACTGGCAAGGAAACTTGGCCATCCCGTGCTGTTTTGTTCCATCCGCAAACAAAAGCGAGGCCATTACCTGATCAACGTACAGGTCATCACCGAAGACCCCAAATCACTGGCCCCCCAGGAAATCACCCAACGTTATGCCACCCTGCTTGAAGAGGAAATCCGCCAGGCACCCCAATACTGGCTGTGGTCGCACCGGAGGTGGAAGAAGGAAAAACAAGAAGTGAGAAATGAGAAGTGA
- a CDS encoding four helix bundle protein — MGLINSFRDLIVYQKAFKLATQIFEISKHFPSEERYSLTDQTRRSSRSVATNIAEAWAKRNYEKHFVSKMSDSLSEEFETESWLDFSLECKYIDPTTHEFLLKEYDEVRRILISMMNNPEKFTKP, encoded by the coding sequence ATGGGACTGATTAATAGTTTCAGGGATTTGATCGTTTATCAGAAGGCTTTTAAGCTGGCCACGCAAATTTTTGAAATTTCTAAACATTTCCCGTCAGAGGAAAGATACTCCCTTACTGATCAGACCAGAAGATCATCCCGTTCGGTGGCAACCAATATTGCCGAAGCCTGGGCAAAAAGAAATTATGAAAAGCATTTTGTAAGTAAAATGAGTGATTCGCTGTCCGAGGAATTTGAGACCGAATCCTGGTTGGACTTTTCTCTGGAGTGCAAATATATAGACCCGACCACCCACGAATTTTTGCTTAAAGAATATGATGAGGTTCGCCGAATTTTGATATCCATGATGAATAACCCAGAAAAGTTCACCAAACCATAA
- a CDS encoding RNA polymerase sigma factor yields the protein MTTAEYNECVDRHADGVYRFVLKNVRDEDKARDIVQDSFEKMWLKVDEIDGSKSRSYLFTTAYHTMIDAIRRERFSVEMDARVYPDHGYRDGYSDLKEILDEAVARLPDIQRSVVLLRDYEGYSYQEIGEVTGLNESQVKVYIYRARAALKNYIGSLDAVI from the coding sequence ATGACTACGGCCGAGTATAACGAATGTGTTGACAGGCACGCTGATGGTGTGTACCGTTTCGTCCTGAAGAATGTGCGCGATGAAGATAAGGCACGCGATATTGTGCAGGACAGCTTTGAAAAGATGTGGTTGAAGGTGGACGAGATCGATGGCAGCAAATCGCGTTCTTACCTGTTCACCACGGCTTATCACACCATGATCGATGCCATCCGGCGCGAGCGCTTCAGCGTGGAGATGGATGCCAGGGTGTATCCGGATCACGGCTACCGGGATGGCTACTCGGACCTGAAGGAAATTCTGGATGAAGCGGTGGCCCGTTTGCCCGACATACAGCGTTCCGTTGTGCTGCTGCGCGATTATGAAGGATATTCCTACCAGGAGATCGGCGAGGTCACTGGCCTGAACGAGTCGCAAGTGAAAGTGTACATTTACCGGGCACGTGCCGCCCTGAAGAATTATATAGGCAGTTTGGATGCCGTCATTTAA
- a CDS encoding polysaccharide biosynthesis/export family protein produces the protein MKNRIFILLFLFLAACAPHREMVYLQDKTNVGDQVEVNPADYRIRPGDILHIRVMTLDKESRELFNADDARLTTGGTGSNANFYIYGYSVDPEGQVHLPVVGSIPLTGKTLEEARLAIQEKVDLYLVGSTVNVKMVNFSVTVLGEVKSPGTYYVYDNKFTILDALGMAGDLTDYGNRKVNLVRKGEDGLSFHTIDLTSRAMVSSELYYLQPGDLVYVEPQVAKRLGFSQFPFALIFSTISTTLLLISFFNN, from the coding sequence ATGAAAAACCGGATATTTATTCTATTATTCCTTTTCTTAGCAGCCTGTGCCCCACACCGTGAAATGGTGTATCTGCAGGACAAGACCAATGTCGGCGACCAGGTGGAAGTGAACCCCGCAGACTATCGGATCAGGCCCGGCGACATTCTGCACATCCGGGTGATGACCCTCGACAAGGAGTCGCGCGAACTGTTCAATGCCGACGACGCTCGCCTGACCACCGGGGGCACTGGTTCAAATGCCAACTTCTATATTTATGGCTACAGCGTTGATCCTGAAGGCCAGGTTCACCTGCCTGTAGTGGGTTCCATTCCTTTGACAGGCAAGACCCTGGAGGAGGCCCGCCTGGCCATACAGGAAAAAGTGGACCTCTACCTGGTAGGGTCTACCGTCAATGTGAAGATGGTCAACTTCTCCGTCACCGTGCTGGGTGAAGTAAAAAGCCCCGGCACCTATTATGTGTATGACAATAAATTCACCATCCTCGATGCCCTTGGCATGGCAGGTGACCTCACTGATTACGGCAACCGCAAGGTGAACCTGGTCAGGAAAGGCGAAGATGGACTGAGTTTTCATACCATTGATCTGACCTCGCGGGCCATGGTAAGCTCTGAGTTGTATTACCTGCAGCCCGGCGACCTGGTGTATGTGGAACCCCAAGTGGCGAAACGTCTGGGCTTCTCGCAGTTCCCCTTTGCCCTGATCTTCTCTACCATCTCCACCACCCTGCTGTTAATCAGTTTTTTTAATAATTAA
- a CDS encoding polysaccharide biosynthesis tyrosine autokinase — MNQDPYQEESLDLKNIIFRYLPYWYLFALSLLMALGLAYFYNRLAEPVYRVNSTVLISDRSKGLGQGALLSEMDLFGTRTGFHDQIIILQSNKLIDSVLKRMDIGVYYFSTHSILGTYRKNELYQDTPFRVITDKETSLPYEKQFLIEIIDNTSFEIEADDDDIVLPKNVYQFGEMISGRQTSDNAPAMDFQFLVERTDKFSAENHQGSTFMFVIRNPQRLVGEYSGRLSVEPYNKDAWILNVSFQATHLQRAIDFINTLTNYFVELGLTEKNQIAQNTIEFIDEQIAITTDSLYLAENSLQRFRQESQLMDASFMANQLMGELQALDSQKAIEQVKRQYYDYLQEYLENDQDFRQVFGPSALGIEDRLLNELITELSKLYSERAALMLSTTERSPLIQAVDLKIDQARRTLEENIRSIKSASDILLADINNRISQVEKRISQLPETERELIGIQRRFNLNDATYNYLLEKRAEAGIAMASNIADNQVVDPARYSGTVAPKTSRNYAIALMLGFVLPLGFLILRDFFNTKIQDKKEITDALPFPVLGIVPHDESASKSEEIDLVVFDNPRSHLVEAFRTMRANLQFIVPGDHSKVIVVTSTRSVEGKSFTALNLASVFALSGKKTVLVGADMRKPKLFREFELKREPGLSNYLIGREPLEKILQPTTQDENLFVITAGPVPPNPTELLETKTMETLLAELKTRFDYVIVDTPPVGLVPDAMALMKMADTTLYVIRQRFTDRSALDFIREFSEKTGIKNLCIEINDMESTKLGARYGYGYGYGYGYGYAEEEAQVDQGLLGRWKGRIKNGKSEK; from the coding sequence ATGAATCAGGATCCCTATCAGGAGGAAAGCTTAGATCTTAAGAACATTATTTTCAGGTACCTGCCCTATTGGTACCTGTTTGCCCTCAGCCTGCTGATGGCTCTTGGGCTGGCCTATTTTTACAACCGCCTGGCCGAGCCGGTTTACCGGGTCAACTCCACCGTTTTGATCAGCGACCGCAGCAAAGGCCTGGGACAGGGCGCCCTGCTGAGCGAAATGGACCTCTTCGGCACCCGCACCGGCTTCCACGACCAGATCATCATCCTTCAGTCAAACAAACTGATTGACAGTGTCCTGAAACGGATGGACATTGGGGTGTATTACTTTTCGACACACAGCATCCTGGGAACCTACCGTAAAAATGAGTTGTACCAGGATACCCCCTTCCGGGTGATAACCGACAAGGAAACCAGCCTGCCCTACGAAAAACAGTTTCTCATTGAGATTATCGACAACACAAGCTTTGAGATCGAAGCCGACGATGATGACATTGTTCTCCCTAAAAACGTTTACCAGTTTGGAGAAATGATCAGCGGCCGTCAGACCAGTGATAACGCGCCTGCAATGGATTTCCAGTTCCTGGTTGAACGGACCGATAAATTCAGTGCCGAAAACCACCAGGGCTCCACTTTTATGTTTGTGATTCGCAATCCCCAGCGTTTAGTCGGCGAATACTCCGGCCGCCTCAGCGTTGAGCCCTACAACAAAGATGCCTGGATCCTGAATGTCTCCTTCCAGGCCACACACCTGCAGCGTGCCATCGATTTCATCAATACCCTGACCAACTATTTTGTGGAGCTGGGCCTCACCGAGAAAAACCAGATCGCCCAGAACACCATTGAGTTCATCGATGAGCAGATTGCCATCACCACCGACTCCTTATACCTGGCCGAGAACAGCCTGCAGCGTTTCCGCCAGGAGAGCCAGCTGATGGATGCCAGCTTCATGGCCAACCAGCTCATGGGCGAATTGCAGGCCCTCGACAGCCAGAAAGCCATCGAACAGGTCAAACGGCAGTATTACGATTACCTGCAGGAGTATCTCGAAAACGACCAGGACTTCAGGCAGGTATTCGGCCCCTCCGCCCTTGGCATTGAGGACCGCCTGCTGAATGAACTCATCACCGAACTCAGCAAGCTCTATTCCGAACGGGCTGCCCTGATGCTCAGCACCACCGAGCGCAGCCCTTTGATCCAGGCTGTGGACCTCAAGATCGACCAGGCCCGCCGCACCCTTGAAGAAAACATCCGCAGCATCAAAAGCGCCTCCGATATCCTCCTGGCCGACATCAACAACCGCATCAGCCAGGTCGAAAAACGCATCAGCCAGCTGCCCGAAACGGAACGCGAACTCATTGGCATCCAGCGCCGTTTCAACCTGAACGACGCCACCTACAATTACCTGCTCGAGAAGCGGGCAGAAGCAGGCATCGCCATGGCCTCCAACATTGCCGACAACCAGGTGGTGGATCCGGCACGATATTCCGGAACGGTAGCCCCCAAAACCAGCCGCAACTACGCCATTGCCCTGATGCTGGGCTTTGTGCTGCCCCTGGGCTTCCTCATCCTGCGCGACTTCTTCAACACCAAGATACAGGACAAGAAGGAAATCACCGACGCCCTGCCCTTCCCCGTGCTGGGCATCGTGCCCCACGATGAAAGCGCCTCCAAATCGGAGGAGATCGACCTGGTGGTCTTTGACAACCCGCGCTCACACCTGGTGGAGGCCTTCCGCACCATGCGCGCCAACCTGCAGTTCATCGTCCCTGGCGACCACAGCAAGGTGATCGTGGTGACCTCCACTCGCTCGGTGGAAGGCAAGAGCTTCACGGCCCTCAACCTGGCCTCGGTATTTGCCCTTTCGGGGAAAAAGACTGTCCTGGTGGGCGCCGATATGCGCAAACCCAAGCTCTTCCGTGAGTTTGAGCTCAAACGCGAACCCGGCCTCTCCAACTACCTCATCGGTCGTGAACCCCTCGAAAAGATCCTGCAGCCTACCACCCAGGACGAGAACCTCTTCGTGATCACCGCAGGCCCCGTACCCCCCAACCCCACGGAGCTGCTGGAGACCAAAACCATGGAGACCCTGCTGGCAGAGCTGAAAACACGCTTCGACTACGTCATCGTCGACACCCCGCCCGTAGGACTGGTGCCCGATGCCATGGCCCTGATGAAAATGGCCGACACCACCCTCTACGTCATCCGCCAGCGCTTCACCGACCGCTCCGCCCTCGACTTCATCCGCGAATTCTCTGAAAAGACCGGCATCAAAAACCTCTGCATCGAGATCAACGACATGGAATCCACCAAACTTGGCGCCCGCTATGGCTATGGCTACGGTTACGGCTATGGCTACGGCTATGCCGAAGAAGAAGCCCAGGTCGACCAGGGCCTGCTGGGCAGATGGAAAGGCAGGATCAAGAACGGGAAGAGCGAGAAGTGA
- a CDS encoding UpxY family transcription antiterminator: MPYKWYAIYTRSRYEKRVEKLLREEGVEVYLPLMRAFRRWSDRMKRVEVPLFNSYLFVRSDPSDQRHYYNILQTPGVVRFITFEGKPVPVPDHQVEALQRLSAEGYDLQPADTPLTPGTPVEIKQGPLKGIRGEVLSTGGNKFLIIRLDVLDKNIRVSLPSGLVESTKDV; this comes from the coding sequence ATGCCCTACAAATGGTACGCCATTTACACCCGCTCCCGCTATGAAAAACGGGTTGAAAAACTCCTCAGGGAGGAGGGGGTGGAGGTGTACCTGCCGTTGATGCGGGCATTCCGGCGGTGGAGCGACAGGATGAAACGGGTGGAGGTGCCCCTGTTCAATTCCTATCTTTTTGTCAGGTCCGATCCCTCCGACCAGCGGCATTATTACAATATTTTACAGACCCCCGGCGTGGTGCGCTTCATCACCTTTGAGGGGAAGCCCGTCCCCGTGCCCGACCACCAGGTCGAAGCCCTCCAGCGCCTCTCGGCCGAAGGCTACGACCTCCAGCCCGCCGACACACCCCTCACCCCCGGCACCCCCGTCGAAATCAAGCAGGGCCCGCTGAAAGGCATCCGCGGAGAAGTCCTTTCCACAGGGGGTAATAAATTCCTGATCATCCGGCTGGACGTGCTGGATAAGAACATCCGGGTAAGCTTGCCTTCGGGGCTTGTGGAATCCACAAAAGATGTTTAA
- a CDS encoding four helix bundle protein, producing MKVSHFEDLEVWKEARALSQLVFKLTSCEKFSKEFGLKNQIRNASGSVMDCIAEGFEREGNKEFLQFLSISKGSCGETRSQAYRAFDYTLISEGELNQLIETTTRLSKKIAAFMIYLRKSDYKGTKFKKTTSGTQEP from the coding sequence ATGAAAGTTTCGCACTTTGAAGACCTTGAAGTCTGGAAGGAAGCACGAGCCCTTTCTCAACTCGTCTTTAAACTGACTTCCTGCGAAAAATTTTCAAAAGAATTTGGTTTAAAAAACCAGATTCGCAATGCTTCCGGTTCAGTGATGGATTGCATTGCGGAAGGCTTTGAAAGAGAAGGGAACAAAGAGTTCCTTCAATTCTTAAGTATTTCCAAGGGCTCCTGTGGCGAGACCAGATCACAGGCTTACAGAGCGTTTGATTATACTCTGATTTCTGAAGGCGAACTGAATCAGTTAATTGAAACAACAACCCGCTTAAGTAAAAAGATAGCAGCCTTTATGATATACTTGCGAAAAAGCGATTACAAAGGAACCAAATTCAAAAAAACCACTTCAGGAACCCAGGAACCTTGA